TCGCGCACGGCCTGAGCCAGGCTTACCAGCACGACCGGCGTGAAGCCGAGCGTGAAGAACAAGAAGAAGATGACGTTCCACGACCAGAAAATCGCGTAACCCCAAAAGGGCCACTTCACGATTTGCTTCATGTGTCCCTCCGTCTTTCCAGGCAGGATAACTTTGGATGGGCGAACAGACTGAACCTACAACACTGACTTTAAGACCGTGTCAATCCTGAACCCTTGTCCACCTCGGTGTAGCGCAAATGTGTGGCGGTCAGCGGGTCTCATCGAGAGAAGACACACCGACAACCGATGAACACACGTGCGGCCCGGCCTGGCTTCTATGCCTTCCACTCTGCCTCCTCCGCGCAAAAAGTTACCCACTTTTCTGCGCTACACCCTGTCCACCTCGCAAGTGCGACTGCGCTGCGGACTGCAGCGCGAGATACAGAGCTTCGGCATCCGCGCCGCGCGGGTCAATCGCCTCGTCGAACAGCACGGAGACCATCAGCCACCGCTCCGGTTGGGGCGACAACGCCGCCCACAGCCGCGCCGTGTAGTCGTCGGTGACGCGCGTCGCGGATTGGAACCAGTATGCCGCGCTCAGTTTCATCGCACCGGCTTCATCCGCGAGCGACAGCACGCGCACCGGTGCTTGACCGGCGACCAGGTACGTTGCCTCGCTCTGCACGCGCAGGCCGCCGTTCTCAAGACAACGCTCCGGCTTGTGATGGGCGCGCCAGTGCGTGCTGGTCACCAGCAGGAGCGAGCCGGTGTAGCTGCGCCAGTTGAAGCGCACACGCTCCACGCGCTCTGCGCCGTCCTCGAACAGCCAGGTCAGCTCGCCCGGCTTCAACGGTGCAGGTTGTATTTGCAACTCGTTAGGCAGGGCCAGCGGCGATGAGGCGACAGCCGACGCGGCCGGCGCATCGCGCCCGGGCACGCCTAACCAGTTAAGCGCGAGCAAACCGGCGATGAGGCCGGGCACAAGCCAGCGCGCCGCGCGCACTTCGCGCCGTATGGCCGGCTCGTCCGGCTGTGCAACGAGCGGGGCGAGGCGCAGTAACCCGATGCCGGCAGCGCACGCGATGATGAAGGCCAGCACCCCCAGCGGCACATGCAGCATCTCGGCGAGCAGACGCAGCCCGAGCACCTCACCGCTGACGACGAGCGCGGCGACGCGCGCCGTGTTTGCGATGAACAACACCGCCGCGAACGCCAGCGCGGCGACCAGCCAGCGCACCCCTAGCCGGCGCCCCTCAATCCACGTCGCGGCGAGCAGAAACAGCGCACCGGTCCACAGGCTCTTCACCCCGCTGCACGGCAGATCTACCTGCGAGATGCCGTTCTCGAAGACGAGGATGGTCTCCACGCCCATGCTGGCTATGCCTCCGGCCGCTAGCCCATCCCGCACCACGGCGGCGGTGGCGATGCGCATCGGATAGCCGATGAATACATCCACGAAATCGCCGAACGGCAGCGCGCCGATCAGCAACAACGCCGCCGGCAGCCCGGCGCGCCAAGTGTGCGGAGCGATCCACAGGCCGAGCAAGCCATAGCTGGCCAGGCCGAACAGACACGCGGCAAGAATGTTCACGTCGAGGACGCGCTCGGCGACGAGATAGCCGGCGAGGCCTAAGGCCATAAGCATTAGCGCCGGCAGGTGGAGATGCGGCGCGGCATCGAACCGCAGCCAGATGCCATCGCGGCGTAGCTTCAGGGCGATGAGCGCCAGAATGCCCAGCAATAAGATCTGATTGGTTCGGAAGTCCTCGCGCACGAAGACAACCGCCAGATAGGCGAACGCCTGGCGAAACAGCCCTAACCAAAGACAAACGACAGCCGCATTCATGGCGAGTTGCGGCCAGTTTGCCGGCAGCGCCGACGCCCGCACGACGCTCGGTTGTTGCGTGCTCATCGCAGACGAATGTAGTCAGTCGAAACCGGACTCGCTGAACGATTCACCTGCTCGTACCCTATGCGCGTGTCGCTCATTGATCGGCGTATTGCGCGCTACTCGATCCATACGTTCGGCAAGCAATCAGGTTGCGATGGGCGCAGAGCCAACGGGGCGTTGACGCAACGTGAATGCCAGCATCGCCAGCGCGATGACGCCCACGACGATCTCGGCCGCTACGATGCCGCCGAAGCGCTGCGCCGCCGCGGCCGAGCCGTTGGCCAGCGCGTGGATGCCCATCGCGGCCAGCACCCATCCAAATCCAACGCCCTCGACCGCGCGCATGACCATTACGCTCAGGCCGATGTGCAGCATGATGGCGAAGGCGCGTTCGATCAACGACGCAGCGATAATGCCGGCGCTCACGTTGCGCAATGTGGCCAGCTGCGCTTCCAGCGCACCGGCCTGATCGGGCGAGAACGCGCGCACCTGCGCCAGCAGCGCGTCTGCGTTGAGCAGCACATAGGCGTTCGTCACGCCGGCGCCGATGCCGACCAGCAGAATCGCCTCGATGCCGCCATGCCCCGCGCCGAACATCACAGCATTCTGCCAGCCGCGCACGTCCTTGGCCAAAAAGCGCAACACCAAGTAGCGCGCCATCTCTTCGAACAAGCCGGCCGTGAGCGACAGAATGATGACGTTGGACCAGAAGTTACCCTCCTGACCGAAGTCCCAGCGCAGCGCTTGGCTGATCAGGGTCAAGCCGATCAGCAACGGCATGCGCACCCCCTGTGAAGCGACGAACGCGAGCGCGCCCCATATCCACGAGCGCCAGAGCGCGGGCAGACGCCGGCGCAACACGATCGCCAGCACGATTACGCCGGCGAAGATCAGCAGTGCCTGAAGCGCGAAAAGGAGGATGGGTGACATGATTGTAGAGACGAACTGAGGATTGGAGATTGGGAGATTAGAGATTAGAGATTAGAGATTGAGAGATTAGAGATGTTTGAAGTTGAGATGGATTGGCGACCCGACGACCTGCCGAGCGGATTGATCTGGCGACCTGAAAGATCTAAACGACCCGCATCTCGCCGATTGCAGTAGGATAGCACGAACACAACAGTCATCCATGCGCATTACCAGCTTGACCAACCCACGCGTCAAACACGTCGTCGCCTTGCGTGACAAACGCCAGCGCGATGAGGACGGCCTGATGTTGGTCGAGGGATTCGATCCGCTGACGCTGGCGCTTGATTGCGGCGTGCGCCCGCAGACGGTCTTCATCTGCCCGGAACTGTTCAAGCCGGCGCATCGCCCGAACGCGCACGACAACCTGCAATGGCGCGTGCGCGACACCGGCGCGGAGGTCATCGAAACCACGCGGCCGGTTTTCGAGAAGATGGCTTACCGCGACGGGCCAGACGGCTGGCTGGCCGTCGTGAAACGGCCGGACTTCTCCCTGAGCCGTTTGACAGCGGTGCAGCGCAGGGGCGAGACGGGCGAGGGCATGTCTCTGCAAAGGTCACCTGCTCCGCTGATCCTCGTGGCGGAGGCCGTGGAGAAGCCGGGCAATTTGGGCGCGATGCTGCGCACGTGCGACGCCGCCGGCGTGGATGCCTTCCTCTTCTGCGACCCCAAGGCCGACCTGACCAATCCCAACGTAGTGCGCGCATCGCAGGGCGCCCTGTTCAGCGTGCCGGTCGCCCAATGCGCCAGCGTCGAGGCCATCGCTTGGCTGCGCGAGCAGGGTATCCGCATCGTCGCGACCACACCCAACCCCCTGCGCGGGCAATGGCCGATCAGCTACACCCAGTTCGATTTCACCCGGCCCTGCGCGATTGCGGTAGGCGAGGAGAAATACGGGCTGTCCAAGCTCTGGCTCGACCAAGCCGACGCCGCCGTGCGCATCCCGATGTACGGGCGCATCAACTCGTTGAACGTGGCAACGAGCGCAGCGCTGGTGATCTACGAGGCGCTCAAGCAACGCGGCATGACCTAGGCCAGCGCACTTGCGCGCCGCTCACAGCAGAATCAATTCGCCGATCTTCGGCACGCGCACGCGACCGGGCATTGCCAGGCGCGTCCACTCCAACTGGGCGCGCGTCTGCCACGCCTCATCCGTCCAGCCGAAGCCGTCATCGCGCTCGTCCTCGTGGCCGCTCAAGTGCACCAGTAGCGTTTCGCGCGACGCCAAGGCACGCACGTTGGGCAACTGGGTATAGAAACAAGCATGGCTGGCCGGCCGATCCGGCGCGCCGGCAAAGCGCCAGGTGTTGCAATCAACACACAACACATCGGCATCGCGCGCCAGCGCCACCGCCGTTGCCTGCGCATCGGTCTGTGGATCGGTGATCCAGGCGTTAGTGTTGTCCATGTCCCAGAGCAGC
The window above is part of the Candidatus Roseilinea sp. genome. Proteins encoded here:
- the yhfC gene encoding putative membrane protein YhfC, which translates into the protein MSPILLFALQALLIFAGVIVLAIVLRRRLPALWRSWIWGALAFVASQGVRMPLLIGLTLISQALRWDFGQEGNFWSNVIILSLTAGLFEEMARYLVLRFLAKDVRGWQNAVMFGAGHGGIEAILLVGIGAGVTNAYVLLNADALLAQVRAFSPDQAGALEAQLATLRNVSAGIIAASLIERAFAIMLHIGLSVMVMRAVEGVGFGWVLAAMGIHALANGSAAAAQRFGGIVAAEIVVGVIALAMLAFTLRQRPVGSAPIAT
- a CDS encoding rRNA methyltransferase — translated: MRITSLTNPRVKHVVALRDKRQRDEDGLMLVEGFDPLTLALDCGVRPQTVFICPELFKPAHRPNAHDNLQWRVRDTGAEVIETTRPVFEKMAYRDGPDGWLAVVKRPDFSLSRLTAVQRRGETGEGMSLQRSPAPLILVAEAVEKPGNLGAMLRTCDAAGVDAFLFCDPKADLTNPNVVRASQGALFSVPVAQCASVEAIAWLREQGIRIVATTPNPLRGQWPISYTQFDFTRPCAIAVGEEKYGLSKLWLDQADAAVRIPMYGRINSLNVATSAALVIYEALKQRGMT